The following DNA comes from Phytohabitans rumicis.
CTGGCGAACTTTGTGATGCCTCGCTCGGGCGGCCTGCGTACCGCGCTGCGCTGCCTGGGCGAGGGCTACCTGGCGGCGGGGCACGAGCCGGTGCTGATCGTGCCCGGCGCCCAGATGTCCGACGAGCTGACCCCGCACGGCCGGGTGATCACGCTGCCCGGTCCGGAGGTGCCGGGCAGCGGCGGGTACCGGCTGTTGATCACCGGGCGGCGCCGGCTGACCAAGCTGCTCGACCGGCTGGAGCCGGACCACATCGAGGTCTCCGACCGCTCCACGCTGCGCTGGACCGGCCGGTGGGCCCGGGACCGAGGGGTTCCCTCGGTGATGGTGTCGCACGAGAGCCTCGCCGGGCTGCTCACCGTGTGGGGGGTGCCGGAGTCGCTGCGGGTGGGCTTCGCGGACCTGGCCAACCGCCGCACCGCGCGGGCGTACGACAAGATCGTCTGCACCACGGCGTGGGCGGCCGCCGAGTTCCGCCGGCTGGGCGTGGACAACCTGGTCGAGGTGCCCCTGGGCGTGGACCTGGAGACGTTCCACCCGAGCCGGCGCGACCCCGAGGTCCGCGCCCGGTACGCCGCCGGCGACGAGGTGCTGGTCGTGCACTGCAGCCGGCTGTCCGGGGAAAAGCACCCGGAGGTGGCCGTCGACACGGTCCGGGCGCTGCGTACGGCGGGCGTACCGGCCGTGCTGGTCGTGGTCGGGGACGGGCCCCGGCGGGAGGCGCTGGGCGAGCGTGCCGCCGGGCTGCCGGTGCGGTTCCTCGGGTTCGTGGCCGACCGGTACGCCGTGGCCGACCTGCTGGCCTGCGCCGACGTGGTGGTGGCGCCGGGGCCGGTGGAGACGTTCGGGCTGGCGGCGCTGGAGGCCCTCGCGTGCGGCACGCCGGTCGTCGTCAACGCCGCGAGCGCCCTGCCCGAGGTGGTCGGCACCGCTGGCCTGGCGGCAGCCGGCACCGGAGTCGCCTTCGCCGACGGCGTACTCGAGCTGCTGGAACGCCCGGAGGCCCGGCGGCGGGCCGCGGCGCGGGCGCGGGCCGAGCAGTTTTCCTGGCCCGCGGCGGTGGACGGCTTCCTGCGGGCGCACGGCGTACCGGTGGGGAGCTCGGTGTGTTGACCTTCGTCGCGCTGGGCGACTCGACGACGGCCGGCTTCGGCGACCCGATGCCGGACGGGAGCTGGCGCGGGTGGGCGGCGCTGCTGGCCGACGGGCTGGCCCCGCCCGGCCAGGTCGCTCTGCACAACCTGGCCAGCAGCGGGGCGCTCGCCGCCGATGTGGTCCGGGACCAGCTGCCGGTGGCGCTGGCGCACGAACCGGACATCGCGGCCGTGCTCGTGGGCGTGAACGACACGCTCCGGCGGGGCTTCGACGTGACCGCGATCGGCAATTCGCTGGACCACACGATCGGGTCGCTGCACCGGGCGGGCGCGCTGGTGCTCACCGCGTGCCTCCCCGACCCGGGGCGGGTCTTCGGGCTGCCGGTCGCGCTGGCCCGGCCGCTGGCCCGGCGGATCGCCGCGGTCAACGCGGTCACCCACGCCGTCGCGGCCCGGGTGCCGGGCGTGCACATGGACCTCGGCCTGCTGCCCCAGGTGTACGACCCTCGCATGTGGAGCGTCGACCGGCTGCATCCGGGCGAGCGCGGGCACCGGCTGCTGGCGGCATCGTTCTTCGACCTGGTCGCGGCCAGCGGTGGCCCGACCCATCGGCGCCCGGATCTGGAACCGGGCAACCCGCCGCCGACCCGCGCCGCCCGCGTCTGGTGGATGGCGACGCAGGGGAGCGCGTGGCTGTACCGCCGGTCGAGGGACCTGGTGCCCTCGCTGGCCCGGATGGCCCTCGCCGAGTGGTGGTACGACCTGCGCGGCATCGCCAACGACCTCGACGAGGCGGTCCAGCGCGAGATCTCCGCCGCACTGGTTACCTTCGCCGACGGGTATCAGGCCGGCGCCTCCACCGGCAAGCCCACCTGACCAGCGGCTGCGGCCAGCCGCTTGTCGTACGTGACGAAAGCGCTGACGGCCTTTCCGGAGGCCACGAGCAACTCGGCTGTCGCGAGATGGATCGCATCGAGCGACCGAAGGCCCGGGTCGGGATATGCACCCGCGGTCGCACGCACTGCGGCGTTGATCTCTACGCGATTGACCCGCGCGAGGACCCCCGCCACAGCCCCTAGAACTCCTGGCTGGGCCCGTCGAAGGGCGCGAGGAACCTCGACCTCGACGAGCGCCGAAGCGATGAGCGGTTCTTCAGGGCGGTCGTTGAGCCATGTCACCAAGGCGGCGGACTCGGATTCCGTACGGACAAGTTTCACCAACGCCGCGCTGTCGAGGTAGATCACCAGCGTTCCTCTTCGCGCAACTCCGACAGAAGAGCGCCGGCCTCCGACCCCGGTTCGGCAGGCGTTGTCGGCATGGGTATCGGGCCGCTGATCGTCGCCGGCGCAACCGTGCCCGCCGCGACCAGATCGGACAGCGCGTCGGTGGTGATCGGCACGATGCGAGCTATTGGCCGGCCGCGATTCGTCACCTCGACGGTCTCGCCATGCTCGACGCGAGCCAACACCTCGGCCGTGTTCTGGTTCAGCGCACGGATCGGGATCTGGTCCACAGAGTGATGGTACTACGTTATGTACTACGTATGGGCCGGCAAGAGCCTCGGTATGCCCGGCACATAGGGTGGGCCCATGGGACGACCGGACGGGCGTACGCCCGACGAACTGCGGCCGGTGACGCTGACTCGACAGTGGAGCATGCATCCCGAGGGCTCGGTGCTGGTGGAGTTCGGCGCCACCCGGGTGCTGTGCACCGCCAGCGTGACCGAGGGTGTGCC
Coding sequences within:
- a CDS encoding glycosyltransferase; this translates as MKIVRLANFVMPRSGGLRTALRCLGEGYLAAGHEPVLIVPGAQMSDELTPHGRVITLPGPEVPGSGGYRLLITGRRRLTKLLDRLEPDHIEVSDRSTLRWTGRWARDRGVPSVMVSHESLAGLLTVWGVPESLRVGFADLANRRTARAYDKIVCTTAWAAAEFRRLGVDNLVEVPLGVDLETFHPSRRDPEVRARYAAGDEVLVVHCSRLSGEKHPEVAVDTVRALRTAGVPAVLVVVGDGPRREALGERAAGLPVRFLGFVADRYAVADLLACADVVVAPGPVETFGLAALEALACGTPVVVNAASALPEVVGTAGLAAAGTGVAFADGVLELLERPEARRRAAARARAEQFSWPAAVDGFLRAHGVPVGSSVC
- a CDS encoding SGNH/GDSL hydrolase family protein; protein product: MLTFVALGDSTTAGFGDPMPDGSWRGWAALLADGLAPPGQVALHNLASSGALAADVVRDQLPVALAHEPDIAAVLVGVNDTLRRGFDVTAIGNSLDHTIGSLHRAGALVLTACLPDPGRVFGLPVALARPLARRIAAVNAVTHAVAARVPGVHMDLGLLPQVYDPRMWSVDRLHPGERGHRLLAASFFDLVAASGGPTHRRPDLEPGNPPPTRAARVWWMATQGSAWLYRRSRDLVPSLARMALAEWWYDLRGIANDLDEAVQREISAALVTFADGYQAGASTGKPT
- a CDS encoding type II toxin-antitoxin system VapC family toxin, translated to MIYLDSAALVKLVRTESESAALVTWLNDRPEEPLIASALVEVEVPRALRRAQPGVLGAVAGVLARVNRVEINAAVRATAGAYPDPGLRSLDAIHLATAELLVASGKAVSAFVTYDKRLAAAAGQVGLPVEAPA
- a CDS encoding type II toxin-antitoxin system Phd/YefM family antitoxin codes for the protein MDQIPIRALNQNTAEVLARVEHGETVEVTNRGRPIARIVPITTDALSDLVAAGTVAPATISGPIPMPTTPAEPGSEAGALLSELREEERW